One window of the Limisphaera ngatamarikiensis genome contains the following:
- a CDS encoding cytochrome c oxidase subunit II has translation MTKWLGLPEVASAHGVAIDRFIGYVHWLMAILFVGWLVYFVYVLWRFHHRRSPRPDVVGARSHVSTYAEVAVATVEGLLLVFLAVPIWAYMSEAFPPEEESTVVQVMAQQFNWNFRYGGADGRLGRQDPRFVSETNLFGIDPEDPAGRDDVTSLNEMRVPVGKPVIVYVSSKDVIHSFKIPSMRLTVDAIPGMRVPAHFTPTREGRFRIICAQLCGNGHAAMAQGVLVVESEEAFQRWLASRSGGSVSYE, from the coding sequence ATGACGAAGTGGCTGGGATTGCCCGAGGTGGCTTCGGCTCACGGGGTGGCCATTGACCGCTTCATCGGGTATGTCCACTGGTTGATGGCCATTCTGTTTGTGGGCTGGCTTGTGTATTTCGTGTACGTGTTGTGGCGGTTCCACCACCGGCGGAGTCCTCGGCCGGACGTGGTGGGTGCGCGGAGCCATGTTTCAACGTATGCCGAGGTGGCGGTGGCGACGGTGGAGGGGTTGCTGCTGGTGTTTTTGGCAGTGCCGATCTGGGCTTACATGAGCGAGGCATTTCCCCCGGAGGAGGAATCCACGGTGGTGCAGGTGATGGCGCAGCAGTTCAATTGGAACTTTCGCTATGGGGGTGCGGACGGGCGATTGGGCCGGCAGGATCCGCGTTTCGTTAGTGAGACCAATCTGTTTGGCATCGACCCGGAGGATCCGGCCGGCAGGGATGACGTGACGTCGCTGAATGAGATGCGCGTGCCGGTGGGCAAGCCGGTGATCGTTTACGTGAGTTCGAAGGATGTGATCCACTCGTTCAAGATACCGTCCATGCGGTTGACCGTGGATGCCATTCCGGGGATGCGGGTGCCCGCTCATTTCACACCGACGCGGGAGGGGCGGTTCCGGATCATTTGTGCTCAGTTGTGTGGGAACGGGCACGCGGCGATGGCGCAGGGGGTGTTGGTGGTGGAGAGTGAAGAGGCCTTCCAACGGTGGCTGGCATCGCGATCGGGTGGGAGCGTGAGTTACGAGTAG
- a CDS encoding COX15/CtaA family protein: MEVSSGSNRALHRFAVLTAGFVLVLIGAGGLVTSHGAGLAVPDWPNTYGYNMFFFPVSAWIGGIFYEHTHRLLGAWVGLLTLILAVWMHGAAARPWLVRGGWVLVGLGVAVLGLAPGRWQDAVVLAGAGLAAVVAGRFWPQGAPQSRRLRRLSLLAVGLVVLQGILGGLRVVWLKDEIGIVHATLAQLFLILMAALALFTSPWWKRFEEGGGVAMLRQLRPWYVAASVLILVQLILGATMRHEHAGLAVPDFPLAYGRLWPATDAESVARYNRERIVTRAYNDITATHIHVHMAHRVMALVVTGAIAAAWWRTRRCLPRGHMVRRVAGFWLLLVCVQFGLGAWTVWSDKAADVATLHVVTGALTFVTGALLSVAAFGARVQGRESALETVAVAPATVS; the protein is encoded by the coding sequence GTGGAAGTGTCGAGTGGTTCAAATCGAGCGCTGCACCGTTTTGCGGTCCTGACGGCCGGTTTCGTGCTGGTGTTGATCGGGGCGGGCGGGTTGGTGACCAGTCACGGGGCCGGCCTTGCAGTTCCCGACTGGCCGAACACGTACGGGTACAACATGTTTTTTTTCCCGGTGTCGGCCTGGATCGGGGGCATTTTTTACGAGCATACGCATCGGTTGCTGGGCGCGTGGGTGGGGCTGCTGACATTGATCCTGGCGGTGTGGATGCACGGGGCGGCGGCGCGTCCGTGGCTGGTGCGGGGCGGCTGGGTGCTGGTGGGGCTCGGGGTTGCGGTTCTTGGGTTGGCGCCGGGGCGGTGGCAGGATGCGGTGGTACTGGCCGGGGCGGGCCTTGCGGCGGTGGTGGCGGGTCGGTTCTGGCCTCAAGGGGCGCCGCAATCCCGGCGGTTGCGGAGATTGTCGCTGCTGGCCGTGGGGTTGGTGGTGTTGCAGGGGATTTTGGGCGGTCTGCGGGTGGTTTGGCTGAAAGATGAGATTGGGATCGTGCACGCGACGCTTGCCCAATTGTTCTTGATTCTGATGGCTGCGTTGGCCCTTTTCACGTCGCCCTGGTGGAAGCGTTTTGAGGAAGGGGGCGGGGTGGCAATGCTCCGACAGCTTCGGCCGTGGTACGTGGCGGCAAGCGTGCTGATTTTGGTGCAACTGATTTTGGGTGCAACCATGCGTCATGAACATGCCGGCCTGGCGGTGCCGGATTTTCCGCTGGCGTACGGGCGGCTGTGGCCGGCCACGGATGCGGAATCTGTTGCCCGGTACAATCGGGAGCGGATTGTTACGCGTGCCTATAATGACATCACCGCCACCCACATTCATGTGCACATGGCGCATCGGGTGATGGCGCTGGTGGTGACCGGGGCGATTGCGGCGGCGTGGTGGCGGACGCGACGTTGTTTGCCGCGGGGTCATATGGTGCGGCGTGTTGCCGGGTTCTGGTTGCTCCTGGTGTGTGTTCAGTTTGGGTTGGGCGCTTGGACGGTTTGGTCGGACAAGGCGGCGGATGTGGCCACGTTGCACGTGGTGACGGGGGCGCTGACGTTTGTGACGGGTGCATTGTTGAGCGTGGCGGCCTTTGGAGCGCGCGTGCAAGGGAGGGAGTCGGCACTGGAGACCGTGGCGGTGGCGCCGGCGACGGTTTCGTGA
- a CDS encoding glutaredoxin domain-containing protein: MQPQRVRLFVKPWCPWCQRAEAWLQTRGITYERLDVTRNHQAWQEMVQLSGQTLAPVLEVDGAVLADFGPEELARFWEEKVTRKPR, encoded by the coding sequence GTGCAACCTCAAAGGGTGCGACTGTTCGTAAAACCCTGGTGTCCCTGGTGCCAACGGGCCGAAGCCTGGCTCCAAACCCGGGGCATCACCTACGAACGACTCGACGTGACGCGGAACCACCAGGCCTGGCAGGAAATGGTCCAGCTCTCCGGCCAAACCCTCGCGCCAGTCCTCGAAGTGGACGGCGCGGTCCTGGCCGATTTCGGCCCTGAAGAACTCGCCAGGTTCTGGGAAGAAAAGGTCACCCGGAAGCCCCGGTAG
- a CDS encoding cytochrome c oxidase subunit 3, with protein sequence MEIAYTVEPRPDTGVYNAKLGMWLFLASEVMLFGGLFSAYVFLRVGAPPDTWPRGWLSVPLGTLNTLLLASSAVTTFLAWAACRARRFDLFKLHMGLTLLLGTVFLGIKAYEYHDKWTHYEVRLKDGRIADGHLVKARTTEAAVVLKGRWVTDRRELLDGRSAHGAHEEMVIPRDQIERMQNYAPRHNTFLAIYFTLTGLHGLHVLGGLVVFAYLWGPGSRLWHLDPAHFTNRVEVAGLFWHFVDLVWIFLFPLLYLT encoded by the coding sequence ATGGAAATTGCCTACACGGTCGAGCCGCGACCCGACACGGGCGTCTACAACGCCAAGCTCGGGATGTGGTTGTTTCTGGCTTCGGAGGTGATGTTGTTTGGGGGGTTGTTCAGTGCGTATGTGTTTTTGCGCGTGGGGGCGCCCCCGGACACATGGCCCCGGGGTTGGTTGAGCGTGCCGTTGGGGACGTTGAACACGCTGTTGCTGGCGTCCTCGGCCGTGACCACGTTTCTCGCATGGGCGGCCTGCCGGGCGCGGCGGTTTGATCTGTTCAAGTTGCACATGGGTTTGACGTTGCTGCTCGGCACGGTGTTTCTCGGGATCAAGGCCTACGAATACCACGACAAGTGGACGCATTACGAGGTGCGACTGAAGGACGGGCGGATTGCTGATGGTCACCTGGTGAAGGCTCGTACGACGGAAGCGGCGGTGGTGTTGAAGGGACGTTGGGTGACGGATCGAAGGGAATTGTTGGACGGGCGATCGGCTCACGGGGCGCATGAGGAAATGGTGATTCCGCGGGACCAGATTGAGCGAATGCAGAACTATGCGCCCCGTCACAACACGTTTCTGGCGATTTACTTTACCCTGACGGGGCTGCATGGTTTGCACGTGCTGGGTGGGCTGGTGGTATTTGCGTACTTGTGGGGGCCGGGGAGCCGGTTGTGGCATCTGGATCCGGCGCACTTCACCAACCGGGTGGAGGTGGCCGGACTGTTCTGGCACTTTGTGGATCTGGTTTGGATCTTCCTGTTCCCGCTCCTTTATCTGACGTGA
- the gcvH gene encoding glycine cleavage system protein GcvH → MSNVPGDLRYTKTHEWVRLANGIATVGITDHAQKELTDIVFVELPSVGREVQAGEACGVVESVKTASDFYSPLTGRVTEVNQALVNNPGWINTDPYGQGWLFKLVTGRPEEWDQLLTPEQYRAQLGET, encoded by the coding sequence ATGTCAAACGTGCCTGGGGATTTGCGTTACACAAAAACCCACGAATGGGTTCGACTTGCCAACGGAATCGCCACCGTGGGAATCACCGACCATGCCCAAAAGGAGCTCACCGACATCGTGTTCGTGGAACTGCCTTCCGTGGGACGGGAGGTCCAGGCCGGCGAAGCCTGCGGCGTGGTCGAATCAGTCAAAACCGCCAGCGATTTCTACAGCCCCCTCACCGGCCGCGTGACCGAGGTCAATCAAGCCCTGGTAAACAACCCCGGCTGGATCAACACCGACCCCTACGGCCAGGGCTGGCTCTTCAAGCTGGTCACCGGCCGTCCCGAGGAATGGGACCAGCTCCTCACCCCCGAGCAATACCGCGCCCAGCTGGGCGAAACCTGA
- the cyoE gene encoding heme o synthase — protein MQSGYPVKTAESALARAVGRERSGWWYCWAELVKARLTSLVLLTTLVGFYLGLSGPVDGVRLVATLVGMALLAGGGAALNEWMERDADALMPRTRHRPLPAGQMQPVTALWAGTGMVVAGLGVLGVGAHGLAAVLGAVTLAAYLGLYTPLKRVTCWNTWVGAVPGALPPVVGWAAAAGSVPAEAWSLFGIVACWQMPHFYGIAWLYRDEYAQAGFRMLPQVDPDGRRTGRQAVLWTSLLVPVSLLPWWQGVVGSMYAGVAAVLGLAYLVTAICFARERSPGSARRLFLASIVYLPLLLVFLTIDKVR, from the coding sequence ATGCAATCCGGGTATCCAGTCAAGACTGCCGAATCGGCCCTGGCGCGTGCCGTGGGGCGAGAGCGGTCGGGTTGGTGGTATTGTTGGGCGGAGCTGGTGAAGGCCCGGCTGACGTCGTTGGTCCTGTTGACGACGTTGGTGGGGTTTTACCTCGGTCTTTCCGGGCCGGTGGATGGCGTGCGGCTGGTGGCGACTCTGGTGGGGATGGCGTTGCTGGCCGGGGGCGGGGCCGCGTTGAACGAGTGGATGGAACGGGACGCGGACGCTCTGATGCCGCGGACCCGGCACCGGCCGTTGCCGGCCGGGCAGATGCAGCCCGTCACGGCTTTATGGGCGGGGACCGGGATGGTGGTGGCGGGTCTGGGCGTTTTGGGTGTGGGGGCGCACGGGTTGGCAGCGGTTTTGGGGGCCGTGACCCTGGCGGCATACCTGGGTTTGTACACGCCGTTGAAACGGGTGACCTGCTGGAACACCTGGGTGGGCGCAGTTCCCGGGGCGTTACCGCCCGTGGTGGGGTGGGCGGCGGCGGCCGGTTCGGTCCCGGCGGAGGCGTGGTCGTTGTTTGGCATCGTGGCCTGTTGGCAGATGCCGCATTTTTACGGGATTGCCTGGCTGTATCGGGATGAGTACGCGCAGGCCGGGTTTCGGATGTTACCCCAGGTGGATCCGGACGGGCGTCGGACGGGGCGCCAGGCGGTGTTGTGGACGAGCCTGCTGGTGCCCGTGTCCCTGTTGCCGTGGTGGCAGGGTGTGGTGGGTTCGATGTATGCAGGGGTGGCGGCGGTACTGGGTCTGGCCTACCTGGTCACGGCGATTTGTTTTGCCCGGGAGCGATCCCCGGGATCGGCCCGCAGGCTGTTTTTGGCGTCCATTGTGTATCTGCCGTTGTTGCTGGTGTTTTTGACGATCGACAAGGTGCGGTAG
- a CDS encoding carboxypeptidase regulatory-like domain-containing protein has translation MKANIGLWMAAVVAVATSAGAGEIRGKITLKGSPPPNPVVKDLSADPNCSKLVKEAFQIPMHRVAPDGGLADVFVTLAGITGKSTGASAKPAVLDQKGCQYVPYVLAIQTKQTLLVKNSDPLLHNVHVTPTAAGNKVRNLAQLPGGPDLEFSFDAPEKFVRFKCDVHPWMFAYVCVEDHPWFALSGEDGTYVIRDVPPGKYTLEASHRKLGTLKKEIEVTDGVVNVDFVFEVK, from the coding sequence ATGAAAGCGAACATTGGGCTTTGGATGGCAGCGGTGGTGGCTGTTGCCACCTCCGCAGGGGCTGGGGAAATTCGGGGCAAAATTACGTTGAAAGGATCGCCACCGCCGAATCCGGTGGTCAAGGACCTGTCGGCCGATCCCAACTGCAGCAAGCTGGTCAAGGAAGCCTTCCAAATTCCGATGCACCGCGTGGCGCCGGACGGGGGGCTTGCGGACGTATTCGTGACCCTGGCCGGGATCACCGGGAAGAGCACGGGCGCCAGTGCCAAACCGGCGGTGCTGGATCAGAAGGGTTGCCAGTATGTGCCCTATGTGCTGGCCATACAGACCAAGCAGACCTTGTTGGTGAAGAACTCGGATCCGCTGCTGCACAACGTACATGTCACGCCAACGGCAGCGGGGAACAAGGTGCGAAATTTAGCGCAGCTTCCCGGCGGTCCGGATCTGGAGTTTTCATTTGATGCTCCCGAGAAGTTCGTGCGGTTCAAGTGCGACGTGCATCCGTGGATGTTTGCCTATGTTTGCGTGGAAGATCATCCGTGGTTTGCCCTGAGCGGCGAAGACGGCACGTACGTGATCCGGGATGTTCCTCCGGGCAAGTACACGCTGGAAGCATCGCACCGGAAGCTCGGCACCTTGAAGAAGGAGATTGAGGTGACCGACGGTGTGGTGAACGTGGACTTTGTGTTTGAGGTGAAGTAA
- a CDS encoding cytochrome c oxidase subunit I: MVQATSKTVTVPGVGGAVHDHELGFWRKYVFSTDHKVIGIQYGLTALCFLLLGFFLILVMRWQIAHPGEPVPVVGWFLEKVLGSPASRGVMSPDLYNMFGAMHGTIMVFLAIVPLAVGAFGNYLVPLMIGANDMAFPRLNMLSYQLYFLGGVVMLASFLIPGGAAQAGWTSYSPLATVIPTDGQTFWLIGMVLLITSSLLGSVNIITTIVQLRAPGLTWMRLPFFVWAQLAASFLLLLAFPPLEAAGIMQLMDKVAGTSFFLPTGLAVGGATANISGGGSPLLWQHLFWFLAHPEVYVLILPAMGIVAEVIANNIRKPLWGYRTMVYAVLTLSFLSFIVWAHHMYLTGMGTRISTFFQTTTIIISIPSVILLTCLLMSLWGGSIRVHTPMLFALAFLPMFGIGGLTGLPLGFAASDIQLHDTYYVIGHFHYVVAPGTIFALFAGIYHWFPKLTGRKMNEFWGRVHFWCSLLFMNAVFLPMFAQGFAGMHRRLSDGGLSYSTRMGPGIEGTLSDFILGLNNYILWAAVALGLAQIPFIINLFVSIWRGEPVRSDNPWQATTLEWQTPTPPPHGNFVEPPRVYRGPYEYGVAAGDADFLPQNRAAGAATPA; this comes from the coding sequence ATGGTACAGGCGACATCCAAGACCGTGACGGTCCCCGGCGTGGGGGGTGCGGTGCATGACCACGAGCTGGGATTCTGGCGAAAGTACGTTTTTTCCACCGATCACAAGGTGATTGGCATTCAGTACGGGCTGACGGCACTGTGCTTTTTGCTCCTGGGATTCTTTTTGATCCTGGTGATGCGCTGGCAGATTGCGCATCCGGGTGAACCGGTGCCGGTCGTGGGGTGGTTTTTGGAGAAGGTGCTGGGCAGCCCGGCCAGCCGCGGGGTGATGTCGCCGGACTTGTACAACATGTTCGGGGCCATGCACGGGACCATCATGGTGTTTCTGGCGATCGTGCCGCTGGCGGTGGGTGCGTTTGGCAATTACCTGGTGCCGTTGATGATCGGGGCCAATGACATGGCCTTTCCGCGGCTGAACATGCTGAGTTACCAGCTGTATTTCCTGGGCGGGGTGGTGATGCTGGCGAGTTTCCTCATCCCGGGCGGGGCGGCGCAGGCGGGTTGGACCTCGTATTCGCCGTTGGCGACGGTGATTCCCACCGACGGGCAGACGTTCTGGTTGATCGGGATGGTGCTCCTCATCACCTCGTCCCTGTTGGGTTCGGTGAACATCATTACGACGATTGTGCAGTTGCGGGCGCCGGGCCTGACGTGGATGCGGTTGCCGTTTTTTGTGTGGGCGCAGTTGGCGGCGTCGTTCCTGTTGTTGCTGGCCTTCCCGCCGTTGGAGGCCGCGGGGATCATGCAGTTGATGGACAAGGTGGCGGGCACGAGTTTCTTCCTGCCCACGGGCCTGGCCGTGGGTGGTGCGACGGCAAACATCAGCGGTGGCGGGAGCCCGTTGTTGTGGCAGCATCTGTTCTGGTTTCTGGCCCACCCGGAGGTGTACGTGCTGATTCTGCCGGCGATGGGGATCGTGGCGGAGGTGATCGCCAACAACATCCGGAAACCGCTGTGGGGTTATCGCACGATGGTGTACGCGGTGCTGACGCTGAGTTTCCTTTCATTCATTGTCTGGGCGCATCACATGTACCTGACCGGGATGGGGACGAGGATTTCGACCTTCTTTCAGACGACGACCATCATCATTTCGATTCCGTCAGTGATTCTGCTGACGTGTCTGTTGATGTCCTTGTGGGGCGGGAGCATCCGGGTGCATACGCCGATGCTGTTTGCGCTGGCCTTTCTGCCGATGTTTGGCATTGGCGGGCTGACGGGGTTGCCCCTTGGTTTTGCGGCCAGTGACATTCAACTGCATGACACGTATTATGTGATCGGGCACTTTCACTACGTGGTGGCGCCGGGGACGATCTTTGCCCTGTTTGCCGGCATTTATCACTGGTTTCCGAAGCTGACCGGTCGGAAAATGAACGAGTTCTGGGGTCGGGTGCATTTCTGGTGTTCGTTGTTGTTCATGAACGCGGTTTTCCTGCCGATGTTTGCGCAGGGTTTTGCCGGGATGCATCGGCGGCTGTCGGATGGTGGGTTGAGTTATTCGACGCGGATGGGGCCGGGGATTGAGGGAACGCTGAGTGACTTCATTTTGGGGTTGAACAATTATATTTTGTGGGCGGCTGTGGCTCTGGGACTGGCGCAGATTCCGTTCATTATCAACCTGTTTGTGAGCATCTGGCGGGGTGAACCGGTGCGGAGCGACAATCCCTGGCAGGCGACCACGCTGGAGTGGCAGACGCCGACCCCGCCGCCGCATGGCAACTTTGTGGAACCTCCCCGGGTTTATCGGGGGCCCTACGAGTACGGTGTGGCCGCCGGAGATGCTGATTTTCTGCCGCAGAATCGCGCGGCCGGGGCGGCGACGCCGGCCTGA
- a CDS encoding thioredoxin family protein: protein MALTPSTMLLPLGTPAPDFRLPDTEGRLVSLADFNGAPAYLVMFICNHCPYVKHIRSHLATLCREYQSKGVAIVGINANDVERYPEDSPERMKEEVRSAGYTFPYLFDASQEVAKAYRAACTPDFFLFDRERKLVYRGQYDDSRPGNGIPVTGRDLRAALDAVLAGRPVPANQKPSIGCNIKWKPGNEPDYFK, encoded by the coding sequence ATGGCACTGACACCTTCCACCATGCTGTTACCGTTGGGCACGCCGGCCCCCGATTTCCGCCTGCCGGACACGGAAGGCCGGCTGGTTTCACTTGCCGATTTCAATGGCGCGCCGGCCTACCTGGTCATGTTCATCTGCAACCATTGCCCCTACGTAAAGCACATCCGCTCCCACCTGGCCACCCTGTGCCGCGAATACCAGTCCAAGGGCGTGGCCATCGTCGGGATCAACGCCAACGACGTGGAACGCTACCCGGAAGACAGCCCGGAACGCATGAAGGAAGAAGTCCGGTCAGCCGGCTACACCTTCCCCTACCTCTTCGACGCCTCCCAGGAGGTCGCCAAAGCCTACCGCGCAGCCTGTACGCCTGACTTCTTCCTGTTCGATCGCGAGCGCAAACTGGTCTACCGCGGTCAATACGACGACAGCCGCCCCGGCAATGGTATCCCGGTCACCGGCCGGGACCTGCGAGCCGCCCTGGACGCCGTGCTGGCCGGCCGTCCCGTCCCCGCCAACCAGAAACCCAGCATCGGCTGCAACATCAAGTGGAAGCCCGGGAACGAGCCCGATTACTTCAAATAA